The Leptidea sinapis chromosome Z, ilLepSina1.1, whole genome shotgun sequence genomic sequence ggagcaccaatagactgtgacagcggtcaaaaaactctattttgagcactgACCTCTagtatataccactggactagcGGCTGtcagtgcttttgtgcctgtttgatatttgcCATTTTGGCGCTATTGGCCATGTAGAGAGTCTGctgtactaaaactagtgatgacaacctagatgatgggaaactatttacaaataaaaaatcgtgtactttattacgttgagtCTTGAAGTTCTTGACAAAATACTtcgagtattgtacgttccttcgcagccatatattatgtacaatacgtcaaaattagttctctcgacgctcgcgagtggcacAAAAAATTTACTGTCAAACTTAAGCAACAGCCTGTCTAgaggtatttatacaggtcagtgattttGAGCAACGcaagcacactaacacaaagtgacatacaaatcgcgagtgtaagacgtagcatgacacgcacactaaagtaataaacctggcttgttttcatAGGTCGTCATCTAAGGATAGATGTTACTCATTGCTGTTAGGACGTACCTAAATATGGTTCacagaattttaataataaataattaataagtgtaAGATAATTAGTAGTTTATATAAGTAGGTTCTTGAGTtgccattttaatttaatcattatactaaaaacagtattttttcaaCAAATATTCAATTCATTCATATAAAACGTGGAAGCATTTCTGACGCATCAATTTAGAGCAACTAAAATTAACAGGTCGTAGATTATTGCATCATGCGACTAGAGGGAAATGGCGGCGTAATGAGCAGTTTTTTTCTTCATACTTTGTAAGATCTCCTAGTGTCATCATTAGGTTATTGTTGGAAACATTTATGAAcgcataacaaaaatatatcatatatttattgCCTCAACAACCAATTTTGCTCTAAAGTAATTATCTCATacaataaactatattatattcacataaataatattcttaaaacTAATCACACATTACTGAAAgaatatataatcataatataaatgtatgtatttttcgcTATCAATTCAATATCTAGATATTACGAAGGATTATCGCATATGTAAGATTGAACTAACTGTATACGTTAACTCCATCCACAAGAAGCACACCctgtgtaaaatatttattctaaataaaGCCTATTATTCACTTAACATTTCATTTTAAGCGAAGTAACAATATACCGACATCACTATGGGTTTATAGGTCCCTagtttgtaatgaaaatattatcagTAATTGCTATCTTACtatataataggtatataaaCACGTTCAGTTTCAACAATCTTATATTTTCATCTATTAATATAACATGATTTAAATCTTTCAACTCATAAATCTAGCAAATATTAAATTGTGCATACAAATGATTatgcttaaataattttatatcgtattgaaaaattattataggGAAATGCGGGCAATGTTtagaatgaattaaaaaaaaaatctaaatgtcTCACTACATTTGATGAGGTACAGTCAGCGTCAAAAAGATAGCGTCACCCATTATATTCAAAAACATGGCAACACACATCGTTACCATATACATCGATTCATCTAGaacatagtttctcaaccttattttacTCACCggccactttgagaatatgtttttttctagagtattttcgtgtatttttttgcctttttagactatattttttaatctacccacgccccatctgcgccatctcaatgccccctaatatCCCGCTATCTTTTTGACGCTGACTGTACAAATATAAAGCGACATCTCAGGGACTTCACCGTATCATAAGGAAGTGCTATTCTCAAGCTATGCAAGCAGCATCCCGACAATGATACACACTATTTACTACAAAATGCTATAATTCGTGTACCGAGATAATTAATCACTTACCCAAtgtgctgatattataattccCTGAGAAAGTTGCGGTTTTCTCTCAAATCTCAAAGCCTTTTTGAGGCTTTGAGTTTTATTCTATACTGTcgttacaaaaattaatttgaaacttcCTCAAATAAGCTACAATTGCCAAATGATTTCAACTGGCAGAAATGCTTGTAAGATTTGTAcgcaaatttaataattatgtaaaaaaatatcaataatattaagaGATCCCTGCAAATATTGCAATTatatactacatattatatatattttgtaacatttttattgatgaaattCTACACGAGTAaaatcgatataatataataaagatttattgGATATACCCAAATACTGCACAAGAAATGGATACCTCGAAGGATACCCtcagattacaaaaatatttttttattaagaatggACTTAATAgacgtttattatttatttaaaaaatgcatataaccaatatatttatattagcgATAAATGACTGTAGAAGTAACTTTATCTACTGGTAAAAGCGGGATAGATACCCCACTTTTTGAAATAGCCTCCTAATttgaagaaaattattttttaatgaataaattttatgaatgtagCTTGTTCAATCATTTATGTTGATTACGAATTTATTTTGACCTATCAATTTCTGAAACGCACGAGATTTTGTAGAAATTGGCTTTTTGTGGAAAACCTTTTTTGAGGATAGATGCCTTGAGGATGTTGCCCAACATGAAAATACTAAGAAGGATAGATGCCCTTTATACTGTGTAAAAGAAAAACCCGGCCATATTTTTTGGGAGAAGTGTACAGGTTTCTCAAAAAGGATTCATGGATCCAGTTCTGACACATTACACAATTAAATCCAATCGTATTAAGACTCcgtattttaatagttttcaaAACTTTCCATGcagtttatctttttttaaatctttaggATTatcatatctacctcttttagtAATCTTTACGGGCAAACCtctagttttcttttctttaattTCATAGTAATGTGGATTGtctttatcttattatattttatcggTATTTAAACTGTAAATAATGTCTTTTTAGTGATGCTGAGTTTCTAAAGCCcgtcttctcaggtctgaggcatactttttcgaataggtattaattagtttttgacTCAATAAgtgacatcctattttgaataaaaatattttaatttgaaatttgaatttatgctCGGCCCTGGTTTAGTTTTACAACATTTCTTAATCACATTATTCAGTAAGGTCGTTATCGTTGTTTTCACTAATAACTGAAAATCGCAATGTTTCCGTTGGAATACCAAATTGTCGGAATAATTCGTTTATCCCCAATTGTTTTGTCCATTTCATCGAAAGCGAATACCCCTATGCCCCTAAGGGCCACCTATACGGCAACAAATCAGTTCAACTATCCTTTGTGATGGGGATAGCGTGGTGAATGCGGGTCCTActaatactatttattattagttgCGTTATTGGGGagttaagtattttaaaaatgaggCATCTATCCCACTGCGGCATCTATACCGGTTTTACCCTATACAACACAATATCCTATATATTcctaattttaatgtttatttgatgAGTGTTTTTTTAGTGatcattatttgtataataaaggTGGCACAGCTGTCAAGATCTAGAAATTTATTGACGGCACTTTTTTTTTCGTGCACAACCTACTAATTTCACTCAATCAACAAATAGGACGTCTGTCATATAATCACTCACAGTTTCGTCAGGATCTAAGCAAATCCTGTAAACAGTATGTCTGACGGGCCCTCCATCaatctttatatttttgacttCTGCACAATCAACAACAACGCTCAAGGTCCGTACGAGGCCTAAACGATTCTAACAACCGACAATGAAcactatataattaatttaaatattacttaagaGTCCACGAGGATCGCGTTGATTATAGAAAATGTTGGCAAGACATATATCTCTACGATGTATCGAAGGCTCCGCGCCAATTCGAAAGATACAacgaattaatattaataagaagtTAAACAATTTCTGTGCTGTCTAATAAATAGCTCCGTAGAAAATAATACGTACTGTGCTACTTATGCGACGCACGATAACGCATTACGAGTGTAAATAGCGTCCCACAGTCGCCAACGGTCGGTGGGAGTAGCAGGAACAGATTTCCAGGCTTAGAATCTAATACTAGTTTCTTTTCACACTTTAAACAGACTTTAGTCTGATTTAATAATAAGGtgtctaaattttaaataaagaaatatcattaaatggtaaatattataagtttgaTGCATACTTATAAACCATTTCATTGTAATTGATatgacattttaatataatccattttatttttaacattcttCATATTTTACTAAAGGAACTATATGTTTAGTTCCCTAACGGCCGTTcgcaatatactatctatagatagagataaattactaccttctactgtcaataatctgaagctgtcccaatatacccgataagtcattcttatcgccttatattgggacgcgtgaaatgcaatttccatacaatcttctatcgctggtaagctatgcgtcgtcccattacagacagcgtgtacggataaggtgagttaccgtcgataaatttattgggacagagaAGTGAAcggtagttacgatttttatctcaagtaggagatagactgaatattgggaacggccgtaaactACTTAACAGTTGAAGCTTAAGGATAGCTGCAAATCACTTcccatatttaataatttactatcaGACTATTAATCCGTTGCGGTTGTTTGATTTCGTGTAATAATTGTATAAACATTTCTTTACTGTGGGACAATCTCACGGAAAAGAGACCAAAACCAGATAAAAATATGTAGCTATACCAATTATGTATTCGTAGGGGATGTTAATTGGACATTACTTATTTGGCAACCAACTTactaactttttaataaatatctgAACTTTTAACTAGTACGGCTCACATGAACCATTGGCTTAAATAACATTCATGCCAACCAATTAAACACCCAGGAAACTTCATtgattcgattttttttttattctaacgTCTGGTCCATGTTTAAAACTGATGAACAGGTGATGCTTGGTGTGACAAGTCAATCCTGCCAACCCTGCTTTTTATATCTGCTATTTCATAccaattacttattatatttacaatatattttggttAGTTTTTACAATGTTTACATATCTCCATTTATTTACAGTTTTGTAGGCTAATGCACTTACtcccttattatttttatgatatttttaaaggatttgTTTACTGTTTTTACATATTCAGGTTAGCCAAAAAGTGCGAGGATTTCTGTTGTATCACCCTatgaagaaatttaaatatgttgttTTAAAAGAATGATACAAATTTAATAGCCTTGGCATTCATTTATAACTTTCATAACTGCCGCCTTTTTTGGATTTACCATTAAATTGTCTTTTTTTATAGTTAGACCAAGACTCCTTCTTACAGCATTTTTTGGACATTGACTACAGTAGGCCAGATCAGTGAATCAATGCCAGGAAGCCATTTTGACAAATCCGAATACAATCTGTCCTATAAAAGTACAAATAGCAACAGCCTTATTAAATTGATATATTGTTTTCGAAATAGTTTACCTAAATCACATAATTGTATAAACATCTAACATAACAGTGTATAAGAAGTATATACGACTTTTATTCACGTGATATACAAAAAAAGGACTTAAAAACTAAAGCTAGCTGTGAAAAATACAGCTGtctaattatatttacattcaAGAAGATGtagaaaaacaaataatttaaaaataagtaatataaagagTGAACATGGATTAGAAATTGTTTAAGTCCTTAAGCCCACAATCCTTGAACCACGCAAATAATGGCGCCGTGGTTGGACTGTTCTAACCTTGAGACATTATATTTCTATGATAATTATCTgtctattattgttataaactAGTGTTCTGTATTATCAGCGACACTAAACATTGATGCGACCATACTGTCGAATTCTGGCACAGCTTCCTCGAACTTCTTAAGTTGCTGCGAGAGATTTTCTGCGTCAACCTTGGTGGGTTCGTAGTCATTCCATACTTCGGAACATTTCGCTTGTAAACACTCTTGGTAGAAATTGGCGAGGTCAGATATCGGGCTACCGTCAGCAAACGGGAACTCCTGAAAAGAAAATTAAGTCTATACAATGCAATATATTTggtatcagattttttttaggtaaataacggacaagacgagtaggacgttcagctgacggtaaaggatacgccctgcccatttctgattcttgaaaaaccccaaaaactctgaatggcactacaactgagctcatcaccttgagacataagatgttaagtctaattttcccagtaattgcactagccaGAAGACGGTCGAACCggcgaaacacagcaatgcttacacattacagcttcacggcagaaataggcgacgttttggtacccataatctagccggcatcactGGTTGAAACTGAAGAATTGAAAACCGAACAACCATGTTTTAGCGATTATGCTCTTCATTTCCAGGGTCTGCTAAATACGGTGTGtcaatctttttattttatgaaaataccggtctagacgagcatgacgttcagctgatagtaattgatacaccctgcccattataatacagtgccgctctggattcttaaaaagcccaaaaattcagagcggcactacaatcgcgcacgtcaccttgagacataagacgtaaAGTTCCTGCATTTCCGTAAGGAACAAGAAATTAAGCATGTTAATCATGGAGCAGTGGTATCCACCGAATTAAATGGGATGCATACATGCCCACCTAGGGCGAAAACTCTTCCAGGGACGCTGTCATATTGCGGTGGAGGGATGGGAGCGGGGTGAATGAGTACCGGTTCTCGATaataacctatgcgaaacataccGGAGCAAGGAGGTTCTTCACGGATGTTTTCGTTCCGGTCGAGTCTGTCTATTTTGTGCTATCTTTAGAAGCGTGACGCTCCCACATTGAAGAGTCCTTAGTCAACTATTCCTTAAAGttaaaaaacacacacaaacactcactcacacacacacacacacacacacacacacacacacacaaccttacatacacgcacacacactcctgtaaccttattttgtaagtagcttattatagtaattgtaaatattttgttatcttattctggcttgtttaaatcataaaattctTTTGTTAAAGACCTATATACTGTAATCAGTTTTGGCCttatttttctactttataatgtaattatattgtatataaattgtgacactgtagattacatgaaaataaataactaaagttATTTTCTTGATATACAAAtgcaatatatatgaaaaactTTCGCATGAGTGCACTTAGTAAATTGCCCAGGCACAGTTACCGTTGCTATtcataataaacaaacaataattaagCTTATTTATTCATTCACATACACGGGATTTCCATAGATACTTTCATTAATCTGATAAAGTTTCTGAAATAATAGATTTCACTAtgaatacataaattataattaccaTAAGAGCTGAGTATTTCGGTGCCGGGACATCAATGGCTTTGCTGGACACTTGTGCAATAGCAGTTGTTGTGGAACACTCACTACTTGTACCAGGCTGCACTAAAGCATCAGTTAAGGACAAAAACTCCATTTTCTGCAAAAATCCGTTTTAAATTAGTTTCCATAGAGAGTTTCTTTCAACCATTAAATTAAAGCTGACATCATGATTATTCTAACATAACAATCAAATTAACGATTTAGGGCATAAACTCCCTGAGCCAATGAATATggattgattaaaaaataagaaagatatACAAGAATTGTAAATAACATCATATAATTTTGAACAGGTACAAACACCATGTTAAAtaatctattatatttttttttatttttaccaccAAACATTATAATCTCAATAAGAATGGTtaattaagggttattttatttacttaccgCTTCCATCTTATCTTTCTCGGCAAGCAGCCATGCCATTGGAGGCTCTGGTGGTAACTGCTGACTTAATGTGTCGTGCAACTCCTTAATCTTAACTGTATCCACAAATGCACCTGCTGTTAATGGCTTGTTCAAATCAAGCTTCTTCTTTTCATGGGTTTTCCTATAAAATgagtattcaattttaaaattttccatcAACATACTGATTTTCCACCGGGATTACCGTTCTAGACATTAGAGCAAAACTACTTCATAAGAAGCAGGTTCTCAttgtcactcagagggcaatggagaagaTGCTCTGAGTTTTCCTACAATATCGAATCATAAATGAGGAGAGTCAAAGTCACAAACATAGCCATAACATTAAGATTAAGGAATTTCCTGCTAAAtaaaccaaagtcaccaacacaccagttggttgcgaaactgaagtggaagtggacagggcacatagatcgatggacagatggccattaGGCTGCCCCTTTTTACTGcaaaaatcctcgaatggcgaccacgtaccgtaagACGAAGTATTGGTAGGGCTCCCCAtgagatggactgacgatctggtcaagatcgccggaatagttAGAATGAGAGCGGCGCAGGACCGATCCTCACGccgggggaggcctttgtccagcagtggatgtcttccggctgaaatgatcaAGTAGCGGGACCTAATAGAGTGCTAGTTTGTGGTAAGATGTGAAGTATTTTTTCACTCATTTGATATAATGTGACCATGGTACTCTCATACCCTCGAAATCTCGTTGAGACACTAAGGAGATTGTATAGTAGCAATAGAGCATTTGTCCATTGGTACAAAAACTCTTGAAAACTAAACAAATTTCATTACACCCTAATGCAGTTAAGCATTCTCACAGTCTCAAGAGATCTTGATaggaagacacaagtttctttaGTCATTTAACATTATTGGCATCCCCGGAACTATTATCAGCATAACAGGTTATATTGgagatattaatataatgtcatttataatattatatgatatgatataaTGCAATAGTGACACAACTTCCAACTTCCCATCAAAAGCTACAGAGCCATCAATCCATCAATTTAAgtcttgtattaaaaaataaaattaatatggaAAGCCTATTACAGACTAGATGACTATTCTATTTTTCATagtgtggcttctgtggaaggtataACACAATATAGCCAATGTCACGGCTAACTACCATCAAGCTCAGAGTATTTGTTTAATGGTAGTGATTGGTGCTAAAGATCGAAACAAGTTTATATTCTTatcttatacctgaaacaaatatacatactgTTAGACTTTAAAGTACATACAGAGACATAGGAAGTTGAGCGGTACTGCAGGAGGTATGAAATTGTACACAGAAGGTATGAAGGTAAGAAATTCACAAAGGGAATTGTCTCTAATTCATAGGAAGTTGAGCGGGGAACTTAAGGAGGTATGAAATTGTACATAGAAGGTACGAAGGTAAGAAATTCACAAAGAGAATTGTCTCTAATTCTAAGTTTAGTTAGAAATATGACGatccatatagccgaatggttagtgaccctgactactatgctagaggtcctgggtttgaatcccggtaggtgcattcatttatatgatgaatatggatgtttgtttccgagtcatggatgtttatatgtatttatgtatgtttaaataagtatattgtattaaatatattgttgtctttgtacccataatacaggctatgcctagtttggggcaagataatttgtgtaaaagtgtgtcaatattatgattattaaatactGGATGGAGTACTAGCATGATTAAGACCTAATCGagaaatcaaaacaaaaaaaacacagcTATATCAACATTTCCTTTTAcatcagctctttatatacttaaatcagctaaattaaaataaaaatctctccaccttgacatTGTCCGAATCGTCGACAATCAGTCGACAGAGccagttaataaaaaaaaaagaaaaaaaaaatctgttttggtcattactataatcacttgtaaattcgtttacaccgatcaaatgacatactctaagcttgttggtctactgaaatGTGACATTGGTGAGTTGTGGTGCCCGTtccactagaaagaatagaatagatccATGgttatttagaatattttttttaatatattaagaaaaCTAATGAGCTCCACAGACATGTATCCTTAGAATGTTTGAGATTTTATTTAGTTAGATAGACAGACCTAGGACTCTCTCTCGGGAAATGATCACTCTTAACCATAATGTCACTATTGGATATATTGTGAACCTCTCCATAGCTAGGTACTCTGCCCCGAGGCTCAGGGTTTATTGCCATCTCAGTTCTATATAACACTTCAATCTGTATTGTCCCTATTGGCATGTGGAGTTCACTCACTTTAATAGTCTTGAAGTTTTCACCTGtaatcaattttattaagaAGTAAGAAATAATGAACAAACATAGGGCTAGTCCAAATCCTATCATTGAAATTCCTTATTTTTGAGTTTTATCTTGATTATCATAGAAATACCTAtagtagtaattatataaacaaagaTTCCACAAATTTAGGCCATTATATTTGTGAATTGAAGCATGGTGCTCTGCTAAATACTAAatactgtataatatatatataatagatttaaCTAAATATCTGACTATTTTGTAAGTGCAAAGACTGACTAATTTCTATTTGATACAGTATAAGTGGATTGGTAGCTTACCTAAAACATCTAAGTCTGGCTTGCCTCCATATATTTTATGTGATATTTTATAACTATCTTTGTTCTGTAGCCTAGACATTTTGTATGCTGGGGTTATCCTTGAGATGCTCAATGTGGACTTCAGCATAACTCCCATACGATAATAAATAGTTGATAGTGAAGTGATGCTCATATCAGAAACCTGCTTCATCTTCACTGTCCACATTTCTAATATCATTTCATCACCATCATTAGTTCTTAAGGAAATTTCAATACATAATACATTTGATAATGCTTCAATAACTTCACCATTCAACACACGTTTTGTATCCA encodes the following:
- the LOC126978292 gene encoding autophagy-related protein 13 homolog: MSSPETQESLKLYKFTKILTLKIAQIVVQSRQGKKISPAFISKSEDIHSTPSSPTYLQWFNLSIPDVPEVNVDTKRVLNGEVIEALSNVLCIEISLRTNDGDEMILEMWTVKMKQVSDMSITSLSTIYYRMGVMLKSTLSISRITPAYKMSRLQNKDSYKISHKIYGGKPDLDVLGENFKTIKVSELHMPIGTIQIEVLYRTEMAINPEPRGRVPSYGEVHNISNSDIMVKSDHFPRESPRKTHEKKKLDLNKPLTAGAFVDTVKIKELHDTLSQQLPPEPPMAWLLAEKDKMEAKMEFLSLTDALVQPGTSSECSTTTAIAQVSSKAIDVPAPKYSALMEFPFADGSPISDLANFYQECLQAKCSEVWNDYEPTKVDAENLSQQLKKFEEAVPEFDSMVASMFSVADNTEH